From a region of the Candidatus Amarolinea dominans genome:
- a CDS encoding PAS domain S-box protein, whose translation MTIDYQTLGLNWLNNVGELGVMITDEALIIRSWNPWLQTHSGRSVASVVGRHLFDVFPDLLSRRLDQAYARALAGEVVVLSQRFHHYLLPMTAGPHEDHFAMMQQSARIAPLYHGGHSVGAITVIEDVTERVANDQILLESEARYRTLSEQSLAGVFLVQDGLFRYINPALAQMLGYQPISVIARLGPLDLVAPASRAQAEDTLGRLLSGAEGSIRTEVQMLRKDGHTIDLEILGNAILMGGERVILGMAMDITQRKRAETFQALQFAVTRVLAEAESSEAAVLRLLRRVCRDLAWDLGEVWWVDEASQHLRWGAVWHVAEPLPQAFVEASRGMTLARGVGLAGTVWEQENTAWWSPLPQPPILQRGQLAQEWGLQAGLGVPVTDDRETIGVLIFLTRETRPAQPDLIALLSDIGGQIGQFVARQRAEEALRRRDAILEAVRFAAAQFLQAPDWRDSIEAVVARLGQAMQVSRVSLFANRTTDRGDLLLSREMSWTAPTLETGALAVPESYAARGLARWPAILGQGQVIHTHVHQLPAPERGAFACCGVRSLLAAPIFAGQQWWGFIQFEEVGQPRTWTEVEIGALRAATDALGAAIARQRVEDLLRQREARLRQITDNMLDMVSQINLDGVLEYVSPSHYPVLGYRPEALLGRSAYELIHPDDVKLALSASQTGLQTGIPSHIEYRYRHAEGHYVWLESVGNLLYGENGEPIGAVLASHDVTERRRSEEAMRQAQKLESLGVVAGGVAHDFNNLLAGMMMQITVAQAKLQPDSPALTHLQKVLTSAQRAADLTRQLLAYAGKGQFQVQDVDLNRLISDNIDLLQATTPHHVTMTQHLAPDLPSIVGDQGQVQQIVMNLVMNAAEATENGEGQVTLTTGVQTVTEEHLPDFLPTARPLPGHYVTVAVTDNGVGMDAETLSRIFDPFFTTKFTGRGLGLSATLGITRAMHGGLQVQSTPGVGTTFRVFFPAVFPAVPTPASAEDLPAPAPVLPAASVQTQPRSTILVIDDEMPVREALTDIFEDMGWPVLTAANGSEGLEVFHDHRAHIGVVLLDLLMPVMGGEETLTALRQLDPALRILVVSAYDETEVLRRFAKDPALRPTAVLQKPYDLSLLIDLIQHHIAASNESPS comes from the coding sequence ATGACCATTGATTATCAAACATTAGGCTTGAACTGGCTGAACAACGTCGGCGAGCTGGGCGTGATGATCACCGATGAAGCGTTGATCATTCGCAGTTGGAACCCCTGGCTGCAGACCCACAGCGGCCGCTCGGTCGCGTCGGTGGTGGGACGGCACCTTTTCGATGTCTTCCCGGACTTGCTCAGCCGCCGTCTCGACCAGGCCTACGCGCGAGCGCTGGCTGGCGAGGTTGTCGTCCTCTCCCAGCGCTTTCACCACTATCTGCTGCCCATGACCGCCGGTCCGCACGAGGACCACTTCGCCATGATGCAGCAGAGCGCACGCATCGCACCGTTGTATCACGGGGGCCACAGCGTCGGCGCCATCACCGTGATCGAAGATGTGACCGAGCGCGTGGCTAACGACCAGATTTTGCTCGAATCCGAGGCGCGTTACCGCACCCTCAGCGAGCAATCGCTGGCCGGGGTTTTCCTGGTGCAGGACGGCCTTTTCCGCTACATCAACCCAGCCCTGGCCCAAATGCTTGGCTATCAGCCGATCAGCGTCATCGCCCGCCTCGGCCCGCTGGACCTGGTGGCGCCGGCTTCCCGCGCCCAGGCCGAAGACACCCTGGGACGCCTGCTCAGCGGCGCCGAGGGGAGCATCCGCACCGAGGTGCAGATGCTGCGCAAGGATGGGCATACGATTGACCTGGAGATTTTGGGCAACGCCATCCTGATGGGCGGCGAGCGCGTCATCCTGGGCATGGCGATGGACATCACGCAGCGCAAACGCGCCGAGACTTTCCAGGCTCTCCAATTTGCGGTGACGCGCGTGCTGGCCGAAGCCGAGTCGAGCGAGGCGGCCGTTCTGCGCCTGCTGCGCAGGGTTTGTCGCGACCTGGCCTGGGACCTGGGCGAGGTTTGGTGGGTTGACGAGGCCAGCCAGCACCTGCGCTGGGGCGCGGTCTGGCATGTGGCCGAGCCGCTGCCGCAGGCTTTTGTGGAAGCAAGCCGCGGCATGACCCTGGCGCGCGGGGTGGGATTGGCCGGCACGGTATGGGAGCAGGAGAACACCGCCTGGTGGTCCCCCCTGCCGCAGCCGCCCATCCTGCAGCGCGGTCAACTGGCGCAGGAATGGGGCTTGCAGGCCGGCCTGGGCGTCCCCGTCACCGATGATCGCGAGACGATCGGCGTGCTGATCTTTTTGACGCGCGAGACGCGCCCGGCGCAGCCCGATCTGATCGCGCTGCTGAGCGACATCGGCGGCCAGATCGGCCAGTTCGTGGCGCGGCAGCGGGCCGAAGAGGCGCTGCGCCGCCGCGATGCCATCCTGGAAGCGGTGCGATTTGCCGCCGCGCAGTTCTTGCAGGCGCCGGATTGGCGTGACAGCATCGAAGCGGTGGTGGCGCGGCTGGGTCAGGCCATGCAGGTCAGTCGTGTCAGCCTGTTCGCCAATCGCACGACGGACCGCGGCGACCTGCTGCTCAGCCGGGAGATGTCCTGGACAGCACCGACTCTTGAGACGGGCGCGTTGGCCGTGCCAGAGTCCTATGCCGCGCGTGGCCTGGCGCGCTGGCCCGCGATCCTGGGTCAGGGCCAGGTCATTCACACCCACGTACACCAGTTGCCCGCCCCCGAACGGGGCGCCTTTGCCTGCTGCGGGGTCCGTTCGCTGCTGGCGGCCCCGATCTTCGCCGGTCAGCAGTGGTGGGGTTTCATTCAGTTCGAGGAGGTTGGGCAACCGCGCACCTGGACCGAGGTTGAAATTGGCGCGCTGCGCGCCGCCACCGACGCGCTCGGTGCGGCCATTGCCCGTCAGCGGGTCGAGGACCTGCTGCGCCAGCGTGAGGCTCGTCTGCGGCAGATCACCGACAACATGCTCGACATGGTCAGCCAGATCAACCTGGACGGCGTCCTTGAATATGTCAGCCCGTCGCACTACCCGGTGTTGGGCTACCGGCCTGAAGCGCTGCTAGGGCGCTCAGCCTATGAGTTGATCCATCCAGACGACGTGAAGTTGGCCCTGTCCGCGTCGCAGACAGGGCTGCAGACCGGCATTCCCAGCCACATCGAGTACCGCTATCGGCACGCCGAGGGTCACTATGTCTGGCTGGAATCGGTGGGGAATCTCCTCTACGGCGAAAACGGAGAGCCGATCGGCGCGGTCCTGGCCTCGCACGATGTGACGGAGCGGCGGCGCAGTGAAGAGGCCATGCGCCAGGCGCAAAAGCTGGAGAGCCTGGGCGTAGTTGCCGGCGGCGTCGCCCATGACTTCAACAACCTGCTCGCCGGCATGATGATGCAGATCACGGTGGCGCAGGCCAAGCTGCAGCCCGACAGCCCGGCGCTTACCCACCTGCAAAAAGTGCTGACGTCCGCGCAGCGCGCCGCCGACCTGACGCGCCAACTGCTGGCCTATGCCGGCAAGGGCCAGTTCCAGGTGCAGGACGTTGATCTCAACCGGTTGATCAGCGACAACATTGACCTGCTGCAGGCCACCACGCCGCACCATGTCACGATGACCCAGCACCTGGCGCCTGATCTGCCGTCCATCGTGGGTGACCAGGGACAGGTGCAGCAGATTGTGATGAACCTGGTCATGAATGCCGCGGAAGCCACCGAGAACGGCGAGGGGCAGGTGACGCTGACGACCGGCGTGCAGACCGTGACCGAGGAACATCTGCCCGACTTCCTGCCCACCGCACGCCCGTTGCCGGGTCATTACGTCACCGTCGCGGTGACCGATAACGGCGTTGGGATGGACGCGGAGACTCTCTCGCGCATCTTCGACCCCTTCTTCACCACCAAGTTCACCGGCCGCGGACTGGGGCTTTCGGCCACCCTGGGCATCACGCGCGCGATGCATGGCGGATTGCAGGTGCAGAGCACGCCGGGCGTGGGCACGACTTTCCGGGTCTTCTTTCCCGCGGTCTTTCCCGCGGTCCCCACACCGGCCTCCGCCGAGGACCTGCCTGCGCCTGCGCCTGTGCTGCCCGCCGCGTCGGTGCAAACGCAGCCGCGCTCGACCATCCTGGTCATTGATGACGAAATGCCGGTGCGCGAAGCCCTGACCGACATTTTCGAGGACATGGGCTGGCCGGTGTTGACGGCCGCCAACGGGAGCGAAGGTCTGGAGGTCTTCCATGACCACCGCGCCCACATTGGCGTCGTGCTGCTCGACCTGCTGATGCCGGTGATGGGCGGCGAGGAAACGCTGACGGCCCTGCGCCAGCTCGATCCGGCCCTGCGCATCCTTGTGGTCTCTGCCTATGATGAAACAGAAGTGCTGCGCCGCTTTGCCAAAGACCCCGCGCTGCGCCCCACCGCCGTTCTGCAGAAGCCCTACGACCTGTCTCTGTTGATTGACCTCATTCAGCATCACATCGCTGCGAGTAACGAGTCGCCGTCATAG
- a CDS encoding chemotaxis protein CheC, with the protein MNLTAQQEDALVELINIGFGRAAAALSELTGQRVLLDVPRVTITPLDQLRQALDGFVSGDIATVHQIFGGQVAGDAMLVLSYEGAVTLVSLLMDDRPQTHRLDASDREALTEVGNIILNTCLSTFGNMLQSHISFAVPRLHLDSLNTLLNSLLIGADELRYTLIVFTNFRLRDSAVSGYLVIILGVASLDRLIEAVEGLG; encoded by the coding sequence GTGAATCTCACGGCGCAACAAGAGGATGCCCTGGTTGAACTGATCAACATTGGCTTTGGTCGAGCCGCGGCTGCTCTGTCTGAACTAACCGGACAGCGCGTTCTGCTCGACGTGCCCCGCGTGACAATCACCCCGCTCGATCAACTGCGTCAGGCCCTCGATGGCTTTGTCAGCGGCGACATTGCCACGGTTCATCAGATCTTCGGCGGTCAGGTGGCCGGAGACGCCATGCTGGTGCTCAGCTACGAAGGCGCGGTGACATTGGTCAGCCTGCTGATGGACGATCGGCCGCAGACGCACCGGCTCGACGCCTCGGACCGGGAGGCGCTCACCGAGGTGGGCAACATCATTCTCAACACCTGTTTGAGCACCTTCGGCAACATGCTGCAGTCGCACATCTCGTTTGCTGTGCCGCGGCTGCATCTCGATTCGCTCAACACGCTGCTCAACTCCTTGTTGATCGGCGCGGATGAGCTGCGCTACACCCTCATCGTCTTCACCAATTTCCGCCTGCGCGACAGCGCGGTCAGCGGTTACCTGGTCATCATTCTGGGGGTGGCTTCGCTCGATCGTCTGATCGAAGCAGTGGAGGGGCTGGGTTGA
- a CDS encoding response regulator, giving the protein MARILIVDDSNLSRRILRSILEPAGYEIIEAGDGMTALECHFLQKPDLTILDLNMREMAGMEVLTQLRRLDPRARVLIGSADIQDSTQGMALAAGAVGFVGKPFTQAAVLNAVDAALSGGDV; this is encoded by the coding sequence ATGGCGCGTATCTTGATTGTTGACGATTCGAATCTTTCACGACGCATTCTGCGTTCGATCCTCGAGCCGGCCGGTTACGAGATCATCGAAGCCGGCGATGGCATGACTGCGCTCGAATGCCACTTCCTGCAAAAACCGGACCTGACGATTCTCGATCTCAATATGCGAGAGATGGCTGGCATGGAAGTGCTGACGCAATTGCGCCGGCTCGACCCCCGCGCGCGCGTCCTGATCGGCTCGGCCGACATCCAGGACTCCACGCAAGGCATGGCGTTGGCTGCGGGCGCCGTCGGTTTCGTGGGCAAGCCCTTTACCCAGGCTGCCGTGCTGAACGCAGTGGATGCTGCACTTTCTGGAGGTGATGTGTGA
- a CDS encoding chemotaxis response regulator protein-glutamate methylesterase, giving the protein MDRVIRVLVVDDSAYVRKVVKQMLARSPFIEVVGTAHDGAEALELTAQLQPDVVTLDLIMPVMDGITYLRTQMARRPVPVLVVSIASESGEAALTALDAGAVDFLQKPTALATDRIYEIADELIEKVKAVAAVNLVQKRPVASVAATAPISSPTPRARRNQADVVVLGISTGGPYALKVLIPQFPADFPVPIAMVMHMPVGYTEMYARKLDETTALHVREAQEGDLLVPGTALLAPAGRHLHLQRGQDGQVFAHLDARPFDTPHRPAVDVLFQSAAAVFGSRTLGVVMTGMGADGRQGAAWIKAQGGIILTEAEESCVVYGMPRSVVEAGLSDRSVPLEMMAQTILDMI; this is encoded by the coding sequence ATGGATCGAGTGATACGCGTGCTGGTCGTAGACGACTCGGCCTACGTCCGCAAGGTGGTGAAGCAGATGCTGGCCCGCAGCCCCTTCATCGAGGTGGTGGGAACGGCGCACGACGGCGCAGAAGCCCTGGAGTTGACGGCACAACTGCAGCCTGATGTGGTGACGCTGGACCTCATCATGCCGGTGATGGATGGCATCACCTACCTGCGCACGCAAATGGCACGCCGGCCCGTGCCGGTGCTCGTGGTCAGCATTGCCAGCGAGAGCGGCGAAGCCGCCCTGACCGCGCTCGATGCCGGCGCGGTTGATTTCTTGCAGAAGCCAACGGCCCTGGCCACCGATCGCATCTACGAGATTGCCGATGAACTGATCGAGAAGGTCAAGGCGGTCGCCGCAGTCAACCTGGTGCAAAAACGTCCGGTCGCCAGCGTTGCTGCCACGGCGCCCATTTCGTCGCCCACGCCGCGCGCGCGCCGCAACCAGGCCGATGTGGTGGTCCTGGGCATCTCCACCGGCGGGCCGTACGCGCTGAAGGTGCTCATTCCGCAATTCCCGGCCGATTTCCCTGTCCCCATTGCGATGGTCATGCACATGCCGGTCGGCTACACCGAGATGTACGCACGCAAATTGGATGAAACGACCGCGCTGCATGTGCGCGAAGCCCAGGAGGGCGATTTGCTCGTGCCTGGCACGGCCCTGTTGGCGCCGGCCGGCCGCCATCTCCACCTGCAGCGCGGCCAGGACGGGCAGGTTTTCGCACACCTCGATGCGCGCCCCTTCGACACCCCGCACCGGCCGGCCGTTGATGTGCTCTTTCAGTCTGCGGCCGCGGTCTTCGGCAGCCGCACCCTGGGCGTGGTGATGACCGGCATGGGCGCCGATGGCCGTCAGGGCGCGGCCTGGATCAAGGCCCAGGGTGGTATAATACTGACCGAAGCCGAAGAGAGCTGTGTAGTTTATGGGATGCCGCGCTCGGTGGTCGAAGCCGGCCTCAGCGATCGCAGCGTTCCCCTGGAAATGATGGCTCAAACCATCCTGGACATGATCTGA
- a CDS encoding protein-glutamate O-methyltransferase CheR, with amino-acid sequence MRFYAETLGLAENTFILLRDLIHERTGLFFGSDRRELLADKLSPRVVDCGFESFIDYYYLLKYDTARAGEWRRLMNALAVPETYFWREADHINALVNVVVPALAQQGRPLRIWSAACASGEEPLTLALALTEAGWMERLPIEIRASDASEALLDKARAGVFRERSFRALPPALQAKYFEPNGSGWCVAPQILRAVSWQTANLTVEADVAALATADIIFCRNVFIYFSDAATAKVVNTFYRLMPSPGYLFVGTSESLLRLGTRFELEDIGNTFVYVKR; translated from the coding sequence ATGCGATTCTATGCTGAAACCCTGGGATTGGCCGAAAACACCTTTATCTTACTACGTGACCTCATTCATGAGCGCACGGGGCTTTTCTTCGGGTCTGACAGGCGCGAGCTATTGGCCGACAAGCTGTCGCCGCGCGTGGTGGATTGCGGCTTTGAATCATTCATTGATTACTACTATTTGCTCAAGTATGATACGGCGCGCGCGGGCGAGTGGCGGCGTCTCATGAACGCATTGGCGGTGCCGGAGACCTATTTCTGGCGCGAGGCCGATCATATCAATGCCCTGGTGAATGTGGTTGTGCCCGCCCTGGCGCAGCAGGGGCGGCCGCTGCGCATTTGGAGCGCAGCCTGCGCCAGCGGCGAGGAGCCGCTGACCCTGGCCCTGGCCCTGACCGAAGCCGGCTGGATGGAGCGTCTGCCGATCGAGATTCGCGCCAGTGACGCCAGCGAGGCGCTGCTGGACAAGGCGCGGGCGGGGGTCTTTCGCGAACGTTCATTTCGGGCGCTGCCGCCGGCGCTGCAGGCCAAATACTTCGAACCGAACGGCAGCGGTTGGTGTGTGGCGCCGCAGATCCTGCGTGCGGTGTCGTGGCAAACAGCCAACCTGACGGTGGAAGCTGATGTGGCCGCGCTGGCAACGGCTGATATCATCTTTTGTCGTAACGTTTTTATCTATTTCTCGGACGCGGCAACCGCCAAAGTGGTCAACACGTTCTATCGGCTGATGCCGTCGCCGGGCTATCTCTTCGTCGGCACTTCGGAGTCGTTGTTGCGCCTGGGCACTCGCTTCGAATTGGAGGACATCGGCAACACATTTGTCTATGTCAAGCGCTAA
- a CDS encoding HEAT repeat domain-containing protein, whose protein sequence is MAAFDDRVGILTTDTHLVIRTWDDWLAHVTGVSQRAALGQPLETLFPEIATRGLVSRFERVLSAGVAEILAPAFHHYLIRCPVQEPSAHFDAMQQHVTLAPIRDGSDMAGVLVTIRDVTARMDRERDLAEQLHSPDENQRLDAAERLTADTDLDTAEPLVGALSDQSWRVRRVAVDGLARRGSADAVSALLRALHDEHENASLLNSALQVLAMSDLDVITPLVDFLDDPDPHLRTYAAQALGEQRTPAAIPALVHTLQYDADTNVRFHAIEALGKCKASEAVDLLLTIAEQDDFFLAFAALDALALIADPQIAARLAPLLTNSLLRAAVVDALGQLGDHTSVAPLCDLLNLAQAPASVVASALARLYDRYQATYQEGAFIADLARQHVTAGGEQALLAEIAQAGQGDLRSLALVLGWLEGPAVDRTLTGLLAQPSVRREVVEALVRHGKVATLHLIEQLARGDMETRQTTIIALGRIGDSLAVPVLIEQLSAAPDLIVVTAGALAKIGDRRAFHALLPLLGHGDTAVRQAIASSLNSLGHPDMPTYIERYLADPNPLLRESAVRIAGYFGYANCIEALFACCRDEDESVRRVAIEHLPYLDDTRVVAVLGAALMQETPRVRAAAARAFGQLDEIKSLTYLVPALADADPWVRYFSARSLGRHAYPEALPALQVLAQADPAPQVRLAALEALGRVGGVRAVAILAPLAEAEDADVARAAIQALGSIGHPDAMPPLLAALHAADPEHRVEAVQAIGGRGGLDAVGVLEWAAATDTDDRVVRSAIEALARLATPEATASLISLLADVSRRELCISALAQLGAEQIAVVGRGLSHHHPGVRSAVVAALARMKHPRASEALARALEDAEASVRFAAVTALGHLGNLPAGRQVAYLARTDPDINVRRAALAALAY, encoded by the coding sequence ATGGCAGCATTCGATGATAGGGTAGGTATTCTTACAACTGATACTCATTTGGTCATCCGCACGTGGGACGACTGGCTGGCACACGTTACCGGCGTGAGTCAGCGCGCTGCCCTGGGTCAGCCGTTGGAGACCCTGTTCCCCGAAATTGCGACACGCGGCTTGGTGAGCCGTTTCGAACGCGTGCTCAGCGCAGGCGTCGCCGAGATTTTGGCGCCGGCGTTTCATCATTACCTGATCCGCTGCCCTGTCCAGGAGCCGTCTGCGCATTTCGACGCCATGCAGCAGCATGTCACCCTGGCGCCCATCCGGGACGGCAGCGACATGGCCGGCGTACTGGTGACGATTCGCGATGTGACGGCGCGCATGGATCGCGAGCGTGACCTGGCCGAGCAATTGCACAGCCCGGACGAAAATCAGCGTCTGGACGCGGCCGAGCGCCTCACCGCGGACACAGACCTGGATACGGCAGAACCGCTGGTCGGCGCACTGAGCGATCAGAGTTGGCGCGTGCGCCGGGTCGCGGTGGATGGCCTGGCGCGCCGCGGCAGCGCCGACGCCGTGAGCGCGCTGCTGCGCGCCCTGCACGACGAGCACGAGAACGCCAGCCTGCTGAACAGCGCGCTGCAAGTTCTGGCCATGAGCGATCTCGACGTCATTACCCCACTGGTGGATTTCCTCGATGACCCCGATCCCCATCTGCGCACCTACGCGGCGCAGGCGCTGGGCGAACAACGGACGCCGGCCGCGATCCCCGCCCTGGTTCATACCCTGCAGTACGACGCCGACACCAACGTGCGCTTCCATGCCATCGAAGCGCTGGGCAAATGCAAGGCGAGCGAGGCAGTTGATCTGCTTCTCACCATTGCCGAGCAGGACGATTTCTTCCTGGCTTTTGCCGCGCTCGACGCCCTGGCGCTGATTGCCGATCCACAGATCGCCGCGCGCCTGGCGCCGCTCCTGACTAACAGCCTCTTACGCGCAGCGGTCGTGGACGCGTTGGGGCAATTGGGCGATCATACCAGCGTGGCCCCACTGTGCGATCTGCTCAACCTGGCCCAGGCGCCGGCCAGCGTCGTCGCCTCAGCGCTGGCCCGCCTCTACGACCGCTACCAGGCAACATACCAGGAGGGCGCTTTCATTGCCGACCTGGCGCGCCAGCACGTCACCGCCGGCGGAGAACAGGCCCTGCTGGCCGAGATTGCGCAGGCCGGCCAGGGGGATCTGCGCAGCCTGGCGCTGGTCCTGGGCTGGCTGGAAGGCCCTGCAGTGGACCGCACCTTGACCGGCCTGCTGGCCCAGCCATCGGTGCGTCGCGAGGTGGTCGAAGCCCTCGTGCGCCACGGCAAGGTTGCCACGCTGCACCTCATCGAGCAGCTCGCCCGGGGCGACATGGAGACCCGGCAAACGACGATCATCGCGCTGGGGCGTATTGGAGACAGCCTGGCCGTGCCAGTCCTGATCGAACAACTATCGGCCGCGCCCGACCTGATCGTGGTGACAGCCGGCGCCCTGGCCAAGATCGGCGACCGGCGGGCGTTTCACGCGCTCTTGCCGCTGCTGGGTCACGGGGATACGGCCGTGCGCCAGGCCATTGCCTCGTCCCTCAACTCGTTGGGACATCCTGATATGCCAACCTACATCGAACGTTACCTGGCCGATCCCAACCCGCTCCTGCGTGAATCAGCCGTGCGCATTGCCGGCTACTTTGGCTATGCCAACTGCATCGAGGCGCTTTTTGCCTGCTGCCGCGATGAGGATGAATCGGTGCGCCGCGTCGCCATCGAACACCTGCCTTACCTGGATGATACGCGCGTGGTTGCCGTGTTGGGCGCCGCCCTGATGCAGGAGACGCCCAGGGTGCGGGCGGCCGCGGCTCGCGCCTTCGGCCAGCTCGACGAGATCAAGTCGTTGACCTATCTCGTCCCCGCCCTGGCCGATGCCGACCCCTGGGTGCGCTACTTCAGCGCGCGCTCCCTCGGTCGTCATGCTTATCCGGAGGCGCTGCCCGCGCTGCAAGTCCTGGCGCAGGCCGATCCTGCGCCCCAGGTGCGCCTGGCCGCGCTGGAAGCGCTGGGCCGTGTGGGCGGCGTGCGAGCGGTGGCGATCCTGGCGCCGCTGGCTGAGGCCGAGGATGCCGACGTGGCGCGTGCGGCCATTCAGGCCCTGGGCAGCATCGGACATCCCGATGCCATGCCACCGTTACTGGCCGCCCTGCATGCCGCTGATCCCGAACACCGCGTCGAGGCCGTGCAGGCCATCGGCGGTCGTGGAGGCCTGGATGCCGTCGGGGTTTTGGAATGGGCGGCCGCCACCGATACTGACGACAGAGTCGTGCGCAGCGCCATCGAGGCCCTGGCCCGCCTGGCGACGCCCGAAGCCACCGCTTCGCTCATCTCACTCCTGGCCGATGTCAGCCGTCGTGAGCTGTGTATCAGCGCCCTGGCGCAGTTGGGCGCTGAACAGATCGCGGTCGTTGGCCGTGGGCTGAGCCATCACCATCCCGGCGTGCGCAGCGCCGTGGTGGCCGCCCTGGCGCGCATGAAACATCCCCGCGCCTCCGAGGCGCTGGCGCGTGCGCTGGAGGATGCGGAGGCCAGCGTGCGGTTTGCCGCGGTCACGGCCCTGGGACACTTGGGTAACTTGCCGGCAGGGCGTCAGGTGGCCTACCTGGCGCGCACGGACCCCGATATCAACGTGCGACGGGCCGCGCTGGCCGCGTTGGCCTACTAG